The following coding sequences lie in one Musa acuminata AAA Group cultivar baxijiao chromosome BXJ1-8, Cavendish_Baxijiao_AAA, whole genome shotgun sequence genomic window:
- the LOC103995190 gene encoding respiratory burst oxidase homolog protein E, with protein sequence MVRTPPSGCGGVRKSRHRRIADILAEDEDSSDESVFHGYGYGGRRGGGGGMLPVFLNDQSDLVEVMLELDEESMVVRSVTPTSAAAAAAAAAAAAAAGRESSASLSRSSSTASRIRRKFSWLLSPTPRRTLAEMLAAEESASASGSGPLPAPATAMSSRDARRIRARLERTRSGAQRALKGLRFISRTTTATANLAELWGRVEDRFAVLAKDGLLSREDFGECIGMVDSKEFAVGIFDALARRRRQNLERITKEELYDFWVQISDQSFDARLQIFFDMVDTNVDGRITRQEVQELIILSCSANKLAKLKEQAEEYAALIMEELDPENLGYIELWQLEALLLQRDTYMNYSRPLSTASAAAWSQTIPGGAPKPPRRPWFSPRRAATRLRLAARENWQRAWVVALWVAAMAGLFAWKFTQYRQRTAFRVMGYCLPTAKGAAETLKLNMSLVLLPVCRNTLTWLRSTRARLFVPFDDNITFHKMIATAIVVGILLHAGNHLACDFPRLINSSPAHYEMVARYFGPEKPTYRSLVAGVEGVTGIAMVALMAVSFTLATHRFRKNGVRLPFPLNRLTGFNAFWYSHHLLAVVYLLLLIHGYFVFLVHKWYQRTTWMYISVPLLLYLGERNLRAFRSKGYSVKILKVSLLPGGVLTVTMSKPQGFRYRSGQYIFLQCPTISPFEWHPFSITSAPGDEYLSVHIRTSGDWTQELKRIFIENYFSPHSTGKATFNESGSLEQKSLPRLFVDGPYGAPAQDFRNYDVLLLVGLGIGATPFISILRDLLNNIKLADELMELAMETSRSEVSSNSFSISTTSSSTKKRSYRTSSAHFYWVTREAGSFEWFKGVMNDVADMDKKGIIEMHNYLTSVYEERDARTTLLKMVQALNHAKHGVDIVSGTRVRTHFARPNWKEVFTKLASKHPGATVGVFYCGTPTLAKELRKLSHEMSHRTSTRFHFHKEYF encoded by the exons ATGGTGAGGACGCCGCCATCAGGCTGCGGGGGCGTCCGGAAGTCGCGCCACCGGCGGATCGCCGACATCCTCGCGGAGGATGAGGACTCCAGCGATGAGTCGGTTTTCCACGGCTACGGctatggcggtcgccgcggcggcggaggcggaatGTTGCCTGTTTTCCTCAACGACCAGAGCGATCTGGTGGAGGTGATGCTGGAGCTGGACGAGGAGTCGATGGTGGTGCGGAGTGTCACGCCGACatccgctgccgctgctgccgctgcggcggcggcggcggcggcggcggggcggGAGTCGTCCGCCAGCCTGAGCCGGAGCTCGTCGACGGCGTCGCGGATCCGGCGCAAGTTCTCGTGGCTGCTGTCGCCGACACCGCGGCGGACGCTGGCGGAGATGCTGGCTGCCGAGGAGTCGGCTTCGGCCTCGGGGTCCGGCCCGCTCCCGGCCCCCGCGACCGCCATGTCGTCGCGCGACGCCCGACGGATCCGTGCGCGGCTGGAGCGAACGCGGTCCGGGGCGCAGCGGGCCCTTAAGGGGCTCCGCTTCATCAGCCGGACGACGACGGCCACGGCGAACTTGGCCGAGCTCTGGGGCCGGGTGGAGGACCGTTTCGCCGTGCTTGCCAAGGATGGCTTGCTCTCCCGTGAGGACTTCGGCGAATGCATCG GAATGGTGGATTCGAAGGAGTTCGCGGTGGGCATATTCGACGCCCTGGCGAGAAGGCGGCGCCAAAACTTGGAGAGGATAACCAAAGAAGAGCTCTACGATTTCTGGGTCCAAATTTCCGATCAAAGCTTCGACGCCCGCCTCCAAATCTTCTTCGACAT GGTGGATACCAATGTGGATGGGAGGATAACGAGGCAGGAAGTACAGGAG TTGATAATTCTGAGTTGTTCGGCCAACAAGCTGGCCAAGCTCAAAGAGCAGGCGGAGGAGTATGCGGCGCTCATCATGGAGGAGCTGGACCCCGAAAACCTTGGCTACATCGAG CTGTGGCAGCTGGAGGCGCTGCTGCTGCAGCGGGACACCTACATGAACTACAGCCGGCCGCTGAGCACGGCGAGCGCCGCGGCGTGGAGCCAGACCATCCCCGGCGGCGCGCCGAAGCCCCCGCGCCGCCCCTGGTTCAGCCCCCGGCGCGCCGCCACGAGGCTGCGGCTGGCGGCTCGGGAGAACTGGCAGCGGGCGTGGGTGGTGGCACTGTGGGTAGCCGCCATGGCGGGCCTGTTCGCCTGGAAGTTCACGCAGTACCGGCAGCGGACAGCGTTCCGGGTGATGGGCTACTGCCTCCCCACCGCCAAGGGCGCTGCCGAGACGCTCAAGCTCAACATGTCCCTCGTGCTACTTCCCGTCTGCCGGAACACCCTCACGTGGCTCCGCTCCACCCGCGCCCGACTCTTCGTCCCCTTCGACGACAACATCACCTTCCACAAG ATGATCGCGACGGCCATAGTGGTCGGGATACTGCTTCACGCCGGGAACCACCTGGCGTGCGACTTCCCGCGGCTGATCAACTCATCGCCGGCGCACTACGAGATGGTGGCGAGGTACTTCGGGCCAGAGAAGCCCACGTACAGGAGCCTGGTGGCCGGGGTGGAGGGGGTGACGGGGATCGCGATGGTGGCGCTGATGGCGGTGTCTTTCACCCTGGCGACTCACCGGTTCAGGAAGAACGGGGTGCGGCTGCCCTTCCCCCTGAACCGCCTCACCGGGTTCAACGCCTTCTGGTACTCCCACCACCTGCTCGCCGTCGTCTACCTCCTGCTGCTCATCCACGGCTACTTCGTGTTCCTCGTCCACAAGTGGTACCAACGAACG ACATGGATGTACATCTCTGTTCCATTGCTGCTCTATTTGGGTGAGCGAAATCTGAGAGCCTTTCGGTCCAAAGGTTACTCTGTCAAGATTTTAAAG GTTTCTTTGCTACCTGGTGGTGTGTTGACTGTGACAATGTCCAAGCCACAAGGATTTCGTTATAGAAGCGGACAGTACATATTTTTGCAATGCCCTACCATCTCCCCATTTGAATG GCATCCTTTCTCCATTACATCAGCTCCTGGTGACGAATATCTTAGTGTCCACATTCGAACAAGTGGTGACTGGACCCAGGAGCTTAAACGCATATTTATAGAAAACTACTTCTCTCCACACTCAACAGGGAAAGCCACATTTAATGAATCGGGCTCTTTGGAACAGAAAAG CTTGCCTAGATTGTTTGTGGATGGTCCTTATGGTGCCCCAGCACAAGACTTCCGGAATTATGATGTTCTACTGCTGGTGGGGCTTGGCATAGGGGCAACACCTTTTATAAGCATTCTTAGGGACCTACTCAACAACATTAAGTTAGCCGATGAACTCATG GAACTGGCAATGGAAACTAGTAGGTCTGAAGTTAGCAGTAACAGCTTCAGCATCTCTACCACCAGTAGCAGCACCAAGAAGAGATCATACAGAACAAGCAGTGCTCATTTCTACTGGGTCACAAGGGAAGCAGGATCCTTCGAGTGGTTCAAAGGAGTAATGAATGATGTGGCTGATATGGACAAGAAG GGTATTATAGAGATGCATAATTACTTGACTAGTGTTTACGAGGAGCGTGATGCAAGGACCACTCTCCTCAAAATGGTGCAGGCTCTGAATCATGCTAAGCATGGAGTGGACATTGTCTCAGGCACTCGG GTGAGAACTCATTTTGCAAGACCAAATTGGAAAGAAGTATTCACCAAGTTAGCTTCCAAGCATCCCGGCGCGACAGTAG GCGTATTCTACTGTGGAACACCAACACTGGCAAAAGAGCTGAGGAAATTATCGCATGAGATGAGCCACCGGACGTCAACACGCTTCCATTTCCACAAAGAGTACTTCTGA
- the LOC108953512 gene encoding dormancy-associated protein homolog 3: protein MGLLDQLWDDTIAGPPPLRKLRKYNSFSSSSSAAAAATAAAAGQVSRSITILRTPASSPRSPSSPTSAPDSPVAPPGPRGDWKRLQRKSVPAAEGMQTVESRNPTVYDWVVISSLEK from the exons ATGGGCCTTCTCGACCAGCTGTGGGACGACACCATCGCCGGCCCCCCGCCCCTCCGCAAGCTCCGCAAGTAcaactccttctcctcctcctcctccgccgccgccgccgctaccgctgccgctgccggccAGGTCAGCCGCAGCATCACCATCCTCCGCACCCCGGCCTCCTCCCCCCGCTCCCCCTCCTCGCCGACCAGCGCCCCCGACTCCCCCGTCGCGC CTCCGGGGCCGAGAGGAGACTGGAAGAGGCTGCAGAGGAAGTCGGTGCCGGCGGCGGAGGGAATGCAGACGGTCGAGTCCAGGAACCCCACCGTCTACGACTG GGTGGTGATAAGTTCCCTGGAGAAGTGA
- the LOC135588135 gene encoding uncharacterized protein LOC135588135: MAGDMDASGDFYSVLGLKKECSEAELRNAYKKLALKWHPDKCSASGNEIRMKEAKQQFQEIQKAYSVLSDSNKRFLYDVGAYDKDDDKDEEGMVEFLGEMAQMMRQTKRCGSGQESFEQLQQMFVEMFHDDLDAGFCGYSSATSGAASCGNKRDNSAMDSGKRKPDELDPAAIGFCHGTKDAGQSSKGRGSNSKRRNGRKQKASSKHDNSSHNAKVSA; this comes from the exons ATGGCGGGCGACATGGATGCAAGCGGCGATTTCTACTCGGTGCTGGGGCTGAAGAAGGAGTGCTCCGAGGCGGAGCTCAGGAATGCGTACAAGAAGCTCGCTTTG AAGTGGCATCCCGATAAGTGCTCGGCGTCGGGTAATGAGATTCGCATGAAGGAAGCGAAGCAGCAGTTCCAGGAGATCCAGAAAGCCTACTCTG TTCTCTCCGACTCCAACAAGAGATTTCTGTACGATGTTGGAGCCTACGACAAAGACGACGACAAAGACGAAGAG GGGATGGTGGAGTTTCTTGGGGAGATGGCGCAAATGATGAGGCAAACCAAACGCTGT GGGAGCGGCCAGGAGAGCTTCGAGCAGCTGCAGCAGATGTTCGTGGAGATGTTCCACGACGATCTGGACGCGGGATTCTGCGGCTACTCCTCGGCCACCTCGGGCGCGGCGTCCTGCGGCAACAAACGGGACAACTCGGCGATGGACTCGGGCAAGCGGAAGCCGGACGAGTTGGACCCGGCCGCCATTGGGTTCTGCCACGGG ACAAAGGATGCAGGGCAATCCTCAAAAGGAAGAGGCAGCAACAGCAAGAGAAGGAACGGAAGAAAGCAAAAGGCATCATCCAAGCATGACAATTCATCTCACAATGCTAAGGTCTCAGCTTAG
- the LOC135589167 gene encoding auxin-responsive protein SAUR76-like: protein MAKSGNGKLGKLRCMIKRWHSSSRITSSAAGGRGCGGQSSRPQEDEAWRSASFNGDAVPPGLHAVYVGKSRRRYLVRSDLVDHPLFRVLVARTGGSVGGSTGAGTVVGCEVVLFDHLLWMLENADPPPDSLDELVDFYSC from the coding sequence ATGGCGAAGAGCGGCAATGGGAAGCTAGGCAAGCTGAGATGCATGATAAAGCGTTGGCATTCATCGAGCAGGATCACGAGCTCCGCGGCCGGGGGGAGAGGCTGCGGCGGCCAGTCGTCGAGGCCGCAGGAGGACGAGGCGTGGCGGTCGGCGTCGTTCAACGGAGACGCAGTCCCGCCCGGGCTCCACGCGGTGTACGTCGGCAAGTCCCGGCGGCGGTACCTCGTCAGGTCCGACCTCGTCGACCACCCGCTCTTCCGCGTTCTGGTCGCGAGGACCGGAGGGTCAGTTGGCGGCAGCACCGGCGCCGGGACGGTGGTGGGCTGTGAGGTGGTGCTCTTCGACCACCTTCTGTGGATGCTGGAGAACGCCGACCCCCCACCGGACTCACTGGACGAGCTGGTGGACTTCTACTCCTGCTGa